The Rissa tridactyla isolate bRisTri1 chromosome 6, bRisTri1.patW.cur.20221130, whole genome shotgun sequence genome includes a region encoding these proteins:
- the COMMD2 gene encoding COMM domain-containing protein 2 isoform X2, producing MLLVLSEEQKAHLGCLPRAGGAAVGELGRLALELLRRGAAPRACEAAARKLNVGVDTVQHGVEGLTYLLTESSKLMISETDFQDSIHVLGFSDELNKLLLQLYLDNRKEIRSILGELTPKLPSYHNLEWRLDVQLASRSLRQQIKPAVTIKLHLNQHEDQTAQVLQTDPSTLLHLIQQLEQALGEMKTNHCRRIVRNMK from the exons ATGCTGCTGGTGCTGTCGGAGGAGCAGAAGGCCCACCTGGGCTGCCtgccgcgggcgggcggcgcag CCGTCGGCGAGCTGGGGCGCCTGGCGCTGGAGCTGctgcggcggggcgcggcgccgCGGGCCTGCGAGGCCGCCGCCA GAAAGCTTAACGTCGGTGTTGACACCGTCCAGCATGGGGTGGAAGGACTCACATATCTTCTCACTGAAAGCTCCAAGCTTATG ATTTCTGAGACAGACTTCCAAGATTCCATTCATGTTCTGGGATTCTCAGATGAATTGAACAAATTATTGCTGCAGCTGTACCTCGATAACAGGAAAGAGATTAGAAGCATTCTTGGTGAGCTGACACCGAAGCttcccagctatcacaatctgGAATGGAGACTGGATGTGCAG CTTGCAAGCAGAAGTTTGAGACAACAGATTAAGCCTGCTGTGACTATAAAGCTACATCTTAATCAGCATGAAGATCAAACTGCCCAGGTGTTGCAAACCGACCCGTCTACCCTCCTCCACCTAATCCAGCAACTGGAACAAGCGCTAGGGGAAATGAAAACCAACCACTGCAGGAGAATAGTGCGCAACATGAAATAG
- the COMMD2 gene encoding COMM domain-containing protein 2 isoform X4: MLLVLSEEQKAHLGCLPRAGGAGKLNVGVDTVQHGVEGLTYLLTESSKLMISETDFQDSIHVLGFSDELNKLLLQLYLDNRKEIRSILGELTPKLPSYHNLEWRLDVQLASRSLRQQIKPAVTIKLHLNQHEDQTAQVLQTDPSTLLHLIQQLEQALGEMKTNHCRRIVRNMK, encoded by the exons ATGCTGCTGGTGCTGTCGGAGGAGCAGAAGGCCCACCTGGGCTGCCtgccgcgggcgggcggcgcag GAAAGCTTAACGTCGGTGTTGACACCGTCCAGCATGGGGTGGAAGGACTCACATATCTTCTCACTGAAAGCTCCAAGCTTATG ATTTCTGAGACAGACTTCCAAGATTCCATTCATGTTCTGGGATTCTCAGATGAATTGAACAAATTATTGCTGCAGCTGTACCTCGATAACAGGAAAGAGATTAGAAGCATTCTTGGTGAGCTGACACCGAAGCttcccagctatcacaatctgGAATGGAGACTGGATGTGCAG CTTGCAAGCAGAAGTTTGAGACAACAGATTAAGCCTGCTGTGACTATAAAGCTACATCTTAATCAGCATGAAGATCAAACTGCCCAGGTGTTGCAAACCGACCCGTCTACCCTCCTCCACCTAATCCAGCAACTGGAACAAGCGCTAGGGGAAATGAAAACCAACCACTGCAGGAGAATAGTGCGCAACATGAAATAG